A section of the Venturia canescens isolate UGA chromosome 11, ASM1945775v1, whole genome shotgun sequence genome encodes:
- the LOC122417688 gene encoding kelch-like protein 10 isoform X2, with protein sequence MNDRSSLDKTGTASRKQRVARLGIMDCTSGPGCRIKVKKISRNRVTTTSQTTTTTTTAVNGSRVKQPSARRKQNARSRKCICSPSNYALVEFPSVWSELRANQQLCDGAVRCGMDQVFPVHRVILSAVSPYFKALFTSCLKGGKSEINEVSISTVSADIFRLILDYAYTGTCKVTAENVEQLLPVADQFEVLGVVQLCCRFLLQELRPDNCLGIFKFARHYFCRDLAERGRKFICHNLKQIVNESEEFKDLEGEELATILRDDELNVRNEETVFEAVKSWIEAGPKERESHLVRLLECVRFGLMSYKYFTHNVLAWKCISDNDECHKKILFPANSYLADQEHRQKKASIGPNEIDLRNPLTRPRIPYEILFAVGGWIAESPTSFVEIYDTRADKWFLSSNTDSTPRSYHGMCALNNLIYIIGGFNGNEHFNTVRCFDPVSKDWRERACMYHARCYVSVCTHAGMIYALGGFNGRTRMSSGERYDPQRNQWEMIPSMHTQRSDAGAASLNDKIYIVGGFNGIQVFSSAEVFDVEANQWSYIRSMSDPRTGVSLVAFRNSLYALGGFDGTTRLSSGERYSPHQDVWHSISEMCCPRSNFATVVLDDMIFVVGGFNGSEPIAYVECYDPESNEWYDASPMNLNRSALGACVIAGLENAREYSYLNRARSNGQPRTNSRNGANKNHRYGNTSEGRYTDERGELGGR encoded by the exons ATGAACGATCGATCCTCTCTCGATAAAACCGGTACAGCATCGAGAAAACAGAGAGTCGCGCGTCTTGGGATAATGGACTGTACGAGCGGTCCTGGTTGTCGtattaaagtgaaaaaaatatcgcgcAATCGCGTTACGACAACGTCACAGACGACGACAACAACAACGACCGCCGTCAACGGTTCGAGAGTGAAACAGCCAAGCGCGAGGAGAAAACAGAACGCGAGGTCAAGGAAATGCATCTGTTCCCCGTCCAATTATGCTCTTGTCGAATTTCCCTCCGTCTGGTCGGAACTCAG GGCAAATCAGCAACTTTGCGATGGAGCGGTGAGATGCGGGATGGACCAAGTGTTTCCGGTGCATCGCGTTATTCTCTCAGCCGTGAGTCCCTATTTCAAAGCGTTATTTACGAGTTGCTTGAAAGGTGGAAAGAGCGAAATAAACGAAGTGTCGATAAGCACCGTAAGCGCCGATATTTTTCGCCTCATACTCGATTACGCGTACACCGGTACTTGCAAAGTGACGGCTGAAAACGTTGAACAACTTTTGCCGGTTGCCGATCAATTCGAGGTTCTGGGAGTCGTACAGCTCTGCTGTAGATTTTTGCTTCAAGAGCTCCGGCCCGATAACTGTCTGG gaattttcaaattcgctcGCCACTACTTTTGTCGTGATCTCGCGGAAAGAGGGCGCAAGTTCATTTGTCACAATTTGAAGCAAATTGTTAACGAGAGCGAAGAATTCAAGGATTTGGAGGGAGAGGAGCTGGCAACGATACTGCGGGACGACGAGCTGAACGTGAGGAACGAAGAGACCGTTTTCGAAGCTGTGAAAAGCTGGATCGAGGCCGGACCGAAAGAGCGCGAGAGTCATTTGGTGCGACTCCTCGAGTGCGTCAGATTCGGCCTGATGAGTTACAAATATTTTACCCACAACGTACTCGCGTGGAAGTGCATCAGCGATAACGACGAgtgtcataaaaaaatactttttccggCAAATTCGTATCTCGCCGATCAGGAACACCGACAGAAAAAAGCTTCGATCGGTCCGAACGAAATTGATCTGAGAAATCCGCTGACCAGACCGAGAATCCCGTACGAAATATTGTTCGCCGTTGGCGGGTGGATCGCCGAGTCACCGACCAGTTTCGTCGAAATTTACGACACGAG GGCGGACAAGTGGTTTTTGTCGTCAAACACCGACTCGACTCCGCGCTCCTATCACGGGATGTGCGCATTGAACAATCTCATTTACATAATCGGTGGTTTCAACGGAAACGAGCACTTTAACACGGTACGTTGCTTCGATCCGGTGAGCAAGGATTGGCGCGAAAGAGCCTGCATGTATCACGCCCGTTGTTACGTCAGCGTTTGTACTCACG CCGGAATGATTTACGCCCTCGGGGGATTCAACGGACGAACGAGAATGAGCTCCGGGGAACGTTACGATCCCCAGAGAAATCAATGGGAAATGATACCGTCGATGCACACCCAACGCTCGGACGCCGGTGCAGCTTCTCTCAACGACAAAATTTACATCGTCGGAGGCTTCAACGGGATCCAAGTTTTTTCCTCTGCCGAGGTTTTCGACGTCGAGGCCAATCAGTGGAGTTACATTCGATCGATGTCCGATCCCCGTACCGGAGTTTCTCTCGTCGCTTTTAGAAACAGCCTCTACGCCCTCGGAGGCTTCGACGGGACGACCAGACTCTCCTCAG GCGAACGTTACAGCCCGCATCAGGACGTTTGGCACAGTATTTCGGAGATGTGTTGTCCGCGCAGTAACTTTGCAACGGTCGTGCTGGACGACATGATTTTCGTCGTCGGAGGCTTCAACG GTTCGGAGCCAATCGCTTACGTGGAGTGTTACGATCCTGAGAGCAACGAGTGGTACGACGCCTCGCCGATGAATCTCAACAGGAGCGCCCTCGGTGCGTGCGTCATAGCGGGCCTGGAGAATGCCCGGGAATATTCGTATCTCAACAGGGCTCGGAGCAACGGACAGCCGCGTACGAATTCGAGGAACGGAGCCAACAAAAATCACCGATACGGCAATACCTCCGAGGGGCGTTACACGGACGAGCGGGGCGAGCTCGGAGGACgttga
- the LOC122417688 gene encoding kelch-like protein 10 isoform X1, with translation MNDRSSLDKTGTASRKQRVARLGIMDCTSGPGCRIKVKKISRNRVTTTSQTTTTTTTAVNGSRVKQPSARRKQNARSRKCICSPSNYALVEFPSVWSELRANQQLCDGAVRCGMDQVFPVHRVILSAVSPYFKALFTSCLKGGKSEINEVSISTVSADIFRLILDYAYTGTCKVTAENVEQLLPVADQFEVLGVVQLCCRFLLQELRPDNCLGIFKFARHYFCRDLAERGRKFICHNLKQIVNESEEFKDLEGEELATILRDDELNVRNEETVFEAVKSWIEAGPKERESHLVRLLECVRFGLMSYKYFTHNVLAWKCISDNDECHKKILFPANSYLADQEHRQKKASIGPNEIDLRNPLTRPRIPYEILFAVGGWIAESPTSFVEIYDTRYILKFALCISQLPRCIRIYGKIIAARRADKWFLSSNTDSTPRSYHGMCALNNLIYIIGGFNGNEHFNTVRCFDPVSKDWRERACMYHARCYVSVCTHAGMIYALGGFNGRTRMSSGERYDPQRNQWEMIPSMHTQRSDAGAASLNDKIYIVGGFNGIQVFSSAEVFDVEANQWSYIRSMSDPRTGVSLVAFRNSLYALGGFDGTTRLSSGERYSPHQDVWHSISEMCCPRSNFATVVLDDMIFVVGGFNGSEPIAYVECYDPESNEWYDASPMNLNRSALGACVIAGLENAREYSYLNRARSNGQPRTNSRNGANKNHRYGNTSEGRYTDERGELGGR, from the exons ATGAACGATCGATCCTCTCTCGATAAAACCGGTACAGCATCGAGAAAACAGAGAGTCGCGCGTCTTGGGATAATGGACTGTACGAGCGGTCCTGGTTGTCGtattaaagtgaaaaaaatatcgcgcAATCGCGTTACGACAACGTCACAGACGACGACAACAACAACGACCGCCGTCAACGGTTCGAGAGTGAAACAGCCAAGCGCGAGGAGAAAACAGAACGCGAGGTCAAGGAAATGCATCTGTTCCCCGTCCAATTATGCTCTTGTCGAATTTCCCTCCGTCTGGTCGGAACTCAG GGCAAATCAGCAACTTTGCGATGGAGCGGTGAGATGCGGGATGGACCAAGTGTTTCCGGTGCATCGCGTTATTCTCTCAGCCGTGAGTCCCTATTTCAAAGCGTTATTTACGAGTTGCTTGAAAGGTGGAAAGAGCGAAATAAACGAAGTGTCGATAAGCACCGTAAGCGCCGATATTTTTCGCCTCATACTCGATTACGCGTACACCGGTACTTGCAAAGTGACGGCTGAAAACGTTGAACAACTTTTGCCGGTTGCCGATCAATTCGAGGTTCTGGGAGTCGTACAGCTCTGCTGTAGATTTTTGCTTCAAGAGCTCCGGCCCGATAACTGTCTGG gaattttcaaattcgctcGCCACTACTTTTGTCGTGATCTCGCGGAAAGAGGGCGCAAGTTCATTTGTCACAATTTGAAGCAAATTGTTAACGAGAGCGAAGAATTCAAGGATTTGGAGGGAGAGGAGCTGGCAACGATACTGCGGGACGACGAGCTGAACGTGAGGAACGAAGAGACCGTTTTCGAAGCTGTGAAAAGCTGGATCGAGGCCGGACCGAAAGAGCGCGAGAGTCATTTGGTGCGACTCCTCGAGTGCGTCAGATTCGGCCTGATGAGTTACAAATATTTTACCCACAACGTACTCGCGTGGAAGTGCATCAGCGATAACGACGAgtgtcataaaaaaatactttttccggCAAATTCGTATCTCGCCGATCAGGAACACCGACAGAAAAAAGCTTCGATCGGTCCGAACGAAATTGATCTGAGAAATCCGCTGACCAGACCGAGAATCCCGTACGAAATATTGTTCGCCGTTGGCGGGTGGATCGCCGAGTCACCGACCAGTTTCGTCGAAATTTACGACACGAGGTATATCCTCAAATTCGCATTATGTATTTCCCAGTTACCGCgctgtatacgtatatatggaaaaattattgcCGCGCGCAGGGCGGACAAGTGGTTTTTGTCGTCAAACACCGACTCGACTCCGCGCTCCTATCACGGGATGTGCGCATTGAACAATCTCATTTACATAATCGGTGGTTTCAACGGAAACGAGCACTTTAACACGGTACGTTGCTTCGATCCGGTGAGCAAGGATTGGCGCGAAAGAGCCTGCATGTATCACGCCCGTTGTTACGTCAGCGTTTGTACTCACG CCGGAATGATTTACGCCCTCGGGGGATTCAACGGACGAACGAGAATGAGCTCCGGGGAACGTTACGATCCCCAGAGAAATCAATGGGAAATGATACCGTCGATGCACACCCAACGCTCGGACGCCGGTGCAGCTTCTCTCAACGACAAAATTTACATCGTCGGAGGCTTCAACGGGATCCAAGTTTTTTCCTCTGCCGAGGTTTTCGACGTCGAGGCCAATCAGTGGAGTTACATTCGATCGATGTCCGATCCCCGTACCGGAGTTTCTCTCGTCGCTTTTAGAAACAGCCTCTACGCCCTCGGAGGCTTCGACGGGACGACCAGACTCTCCTCAG GCGAACGTTACAGCCCGCATCAGGACGTTTGGCACAGTATTTCGGAGATGTGTTGTCCGCGCAGTAACTTTGCAACGGTCGTGCTGGACGACATGATTTTCGTCGTCGGAGGCTTCAACG GTTCGGAGCCAATCGCTTACGTGGAGTGTTACGATCCTGAGAGCAACGAGTGGTACGACGCCTCGCCGATGAATCTCAACAGGAGCGCCCTCGGTGCGTGCGTCATAGCGGGCCTGGAGAATGCCCGGGAATATTCGTATCTCAACAGGGCTCGGAGCAACGGACAGCCGCGTACGAATTCGAGGAACGGAGCCAACAAAAATCACCGATACGGCAATACCTCCGAGGGGCGTTACACGGACGAGCGGGGCGAGCTCGGAGGACgttga
- the LOC122417690 gene encoding 15-hydroxyprostaglandin dehydrogenase [NAD(+)]-like: protein MELTGRVALVTGAASGIGSTYTEELLNHGAKVSICDINGVEGEKLANSLAAKHGKDRVIFCQCDVTDYPQFEESFRTTIAVFGHIDIVINNAGIMNDRFWELEVDVNLNGVIRGMLLAQRFLSAERGGRGGVVVNTGSNVGITPYVSLPIYSATKSAIVSLTRAFGDDYHVNLTGLRVMALCPNVTCSQGDVAPTTLLSPLYEDAWHSDTASYVPQKPEHVGKALIHVLRTGRSGSVWLVENGLQPRELVFP from the exons atGGAATTAACCGGACGAGTGGCCCTGGTAACGGGAGCGGCTTCCGGTATCGGGAGTACATACACGGAGGAATTACTGAATCACGGAGCCAAG GTTTCAATATGTGACATCAACGGGGTCGAGGGTGAGAAATTGGCGAACTCGCTCGCCGCGAAACACGGAAAAGATAGAGTGATATTCTGTCAATGCGACGTGACCGACTACCCTCAGTTCGAAG AATCATTTCGTACGACCATCGCTGTGTTTGGCCACATCGACATAGTCATCAACAATGCTGGAATAATGAACGACCGGTTTTGGGAGCTCGAAGTCGACGTCAATCTG AACGGTGTGATAAGAGGCATGTTGTTGGCTCAACGATTCTTGAGCGCCGAACGAGGCGGTAGGGGCGGAGTGGTCGTTAATACCGGAAGCAACGTTGGTATAACGCCCTACGTGAGTTTGCCTATTTATTCGGCAACGAAAAGCGCGATAGTCAGTCTCACGAGGGCATTCGGG GATGATTACCACGTTAATTTGACGGGTCTGAGGGTGATGGCGCTCTGTCCAAACGTCACGTGCTCCCAAGGTGACGTAGCTCCCACGACTCTGCTCTCGCCGCTCTACGAGGATGCTTGGCACAGCGACACAGCTTCCTACGTTCCACAAAAACCTGAACACGTCGGCAAAGCCCTCATCCACGTATTGCGCACCGGTCGCAGCGGAAGCGTCTGGCTCGTCGAGAACGGCTTGCAACCCCGCGAACTCGTATTTCCGTAG
- the LOC122418370 gene encoding 15-hydroxyprostaglandin dehydrogenase [NAD(+)]-like: MRSDAKDGETIDPECKVAIVLGGSSGMGLSAADSLLYYGARIVILADEDPLEGKNAAQNLCDFYGKNRARFFRCDLRSFCQLEGVFEEAVCKYKKVDVLFSNLDRSNSRVYSSRVRNCNQVSNVPEIDDTKLSNTARAIKAGVKYMGSRENDKSGGIIINGATIIGFMGWPEDPMPIYCFNKEPVAETTMDSAKIYAPEKTGVRIVALLRSQRPFSEIGLPDFPNSGADERCNDHSESRIGKALIHVMSRASTGTTWLSEPAPCIREIPWQIHFPPRHGESVDPRIYEKQKQNYAMAFKPIVTASSTSCNANCPQRMEYKKK, encoded by the exons ATGCGCAGCGATGCCAAGGACGGAGAGACGATTGATCCCGAGTGCAAAGTGGCCATCGTTTTGGGCGGATCATCCGGGATGGGGCTGAGTGCAGCTGATTCTCTTCTTTATTACGGTGCTCGA ATAGTGATATTGGCCGACGAGGATCCATTGGAGGGAAAAAATGCTGCCCAAAACTTGTGTGATTTCTATGGAAAAAATCGAGCACGATTTTTTCGTTGCGATCTACGGAGTTTTTGCCAACTAGAAG GCGTCTTCGAGGAGGCGGTCTGCAAGTACAAGAAGGTCGATGTGCTCTTCAGCAATCTCGATAGGAGTAATTCACGTGTTTATTCGTCGCGAGTTAGAAATTGCAATCAAGTATCCAACGTCCCTGAGATCGATGACACCAAACTG aGCAATACGGCGAGAGCGATAAAAGCTGGAGTAAAGTACATGGGATCTCGTGAAAACGATAAAAGTGggggaataataataaatggcGCGACCATCATCGGTTTCATGGGATGGCCGGAAGATCCTATGCCAATTTATTGCTTCAACAAGGAACCAGTCGCCGAAACGACCATGGATTCAGCT aaaatttatgCTCCGGAGAAAACGGGAGTTAGGATAGTTGCACTTTTAAGATCGCAGAGGCCATTCTCGGAAATTGGTTTACCCGATTTTCCAAATTCTGGTGCAGATGAAAGGTGCAACGATCATTC AGAATCTCGAATCGGTAAAGCTTTGATCCACGTAATGTCACGAGCCTCGACGGGAACGACGTGGCTTTCCGAACCAGCCCCGTGCATTCGCGAAATCCCATGgcaaattcattttccaccTCGACACGGCGAGAGCGTGGATCCTCGAATTTATGAAAAGCAAAAACAG AATTACGCGATGGCTTTTAAACCCATTGTTACCGCATCTTCCACCAGTTGCAACGCAAATTGTCCCCAGCGGAtggagtataaaaaaaaatga